One Amblyomma americanum isolate KBUSLIRL-KWMA chromosome 8, ASM5285725v1, whole genome shotgun sequence DNA window includes the following coding sequences:
- the LOC144101062 gene encoding uncharacterized protein LOC144101062 — MPKRKRASGDAVWVTGRRPPRTLSANLRLAKSYFSGASINYRSRCTGSDERLCDVFKDLPVWNEFFWQVGLELRELAPAKLSLVEVHCAFVPLDMPEQKHQAATLLHRLLTLHRCVVSVDLTGYIFKGHHQLICDALRRSPSLKRLKLCLLTMNTQASQSFANAIPYLESLEELECRQVHFDRTFLDALSDFLANTSSLTKLTMSHLHIEREDAVVILQGLNRNSTITTLSLNTCILSPVSSKCGFMFADYLRENKTLRTLSVTSRYLKNVVELRLIIRALFHNDTLSVLSLVRFSLDNENIQLITRLLSQSRTLKGFHMIGCVWYERAPQYDVDTELHDTEHFGRVSGRIRPWVLALSENKSLDDLTLDLSCFNPDECRAFFRALASNTSLKKVTVERLRRKDVAEICEALRQTGMSDRFFLGVHHVVQDPVVTLTKCKELSCISVDSTILDELDPLHTTLCLLPSCNHVTSLCLRVSQELFNSRVSSLIAEYIKGTTVLRELELTFFLDTGNWATPDRPERVLVEALSVNVSLRRLFIGGLCFDDTETQILADTLQSSRTLCDLSIYPDDHRSAVALIQKLAPRFSSNYTLLGMRLSKRRELGGDWFKVADVVRRNFSLVMRAAHFVTGMRNKYGAEAVELVHFNPGLVTKVQELTSVNEEEAMSKIKSSLKSFTEMDDFMRLAGVVKDRVVCHSRSDGQTQFIDLGRDCWLCIRQYLKMGDILDEE; from the coding sequence ATGCCCAAACGAAAGCGTGCATCTGGAGACGCCGTGTGGGTCACCGGTCGGAGACCTCCGAGAACACTCTCAGCAAATTTGCGCCTCGCCAAAAGCTACTTTTCTGGGGCCAGCATAAACTATCGGTCGCGATGCACAGGCAGCGACGAGCGCCTGTGCGACGTCTTCAAAGACCTGCCCGTGTGGAACGAGTTCTTCTGGCAGGTCGGCCTAGAGTTGCGGGAGCTGGCGCCTGCAAAGCTGTCGCTAGTGGAGGTGCACTGCGCCTTCGTTCCGCTTGACATGCCTGAGCAGAAACACCAGGCCGCCACGTTGCTGCATCGCCTGCTGACTCTTCACCGCTGCGTCGTGTCGGTCGACCTGACAGGCTACATATTTAAGGGCCACCACCAGCTAATATGCGACGCGCTCCGCAGGAGTCCGAGCCTGAAGAGGCTCAAGCTCTGTCTGCTCACCATGAACACGCAAGCCTCGCAGAGTTTCGCGAACGCCATCCCTTACCTGGAAAGCCTGGAAGAGCTGGAATGTCGGCAGGTGCACTTCGACCGCACCTTTCTGGACGCGCTCTCCGACTTCTTGGCGAACACTTCGTCGCTGACGAAGCTCACCATGAGCCACCTGCACATCGAGCGCGAGGACGCCGTGGTCATCCTGCAAGGCCTCAACCGCAACTCGACCATCACGACGCTGTCCCTCAACACCTGCATCCTGAGCCCGGTGTCGTCCAAGTGCGGCTTCATGTTCGCCGACTACCTGCGGGAGAATAAGACGCTGCGCACGCTTAGCGTCACGTCGCGCTACCTCAAGAATGTCGTTGAGCTGAGGCTCATCATCAGGGCGCTGTTCCACAACGACACGCTCTCCGTACTAAGTCTGGTGAGGTTCTCGCTGGACAACGAGAACATCCAGCTCATCACCAGGCTCTTGTCCCAGAGCCGGACACTCAAGGGATTCCACATGATCGGCTGCGTCTGGTACGAGCGAGCCCCGCAGTACGATGTGGACACTGAACTGCACGACACGGAGCATTTCGGAAGGGTGTCGGGACGGATTCGTCCGTGGGTCCTGGCCCTCTCCGAAAACAAGTCTCTCGACGACCTGACCCTGGACCTTTCGTGCTTCAACCCTGACGAGTGCAGGGCCTTCTTCAGGGCTCTCGCGTCAAACACCTCGCTGAAGAAAGTCACGGTGGAGAGGCTGCGCCGCAAGGACGTCGCGGAAATATGCGAGGCCCTCCGGCAGACCGGCATGAGCGACCGTTTCTTTCTGGGCGTGCACCACGTGGTCCAGGACCCGGTGGTGACGCTCACGAAATGCAAGGAGCTCTCGTGCATCAGCGTGGACTCGACAATCCTCGATGAGCTTGACCCGTTGCACACGACTCTGTGCCTGCTACCGTCCTGCAATCACGTGACGTCACTCTGCCTGAGAGTGAGCCAGGAGTTGTTCAACAGCAGGGTGAGCTCGCTGATAGCGGAGTACATCAAGGGGACGACAGTGCTGAGAGAGCTCGAACTGACGTTCTTCCTTGACACTGGAAACTGGGCCACCCCGGACCGGCCCGAGCGCGTGCTGGTGGAAGCCCTGTCCGTCAACGTGAGCCTTCGCAGGCTGTTTATCGGTGGCCTATGCTTTGATGACACCGAGACCCAGATCCTGGCAGACACACTCCAGTCCAGCCGAACACTCTGTGACCTGTCCATCTACCCCGATGACCACAGGTCAGCTGTGGCTCTCATCCAGAAGCTGGCACCACGCTTTTCGAGCAACTACACTCTCCTCGGCATGCGACTTAGCAAGCGTCGGGAACTTGGGGGCGACTGGTTCAAggttgctgatgtggtgcgccgCAACTTCTCCCTGGTGATGCGCGCGGCGCACTTTGTCACGGGCATGAGGAACAAGTACGGCGCAGAAGCTGTCGAGCTGGTTCACTTCAACCCGGGCCTGGTGACGAAAGTCCAGGAACTCACATCCGTGAATGAAGAGGAGGCAATGTCTAAAATTAAGAGCAGCTTGAAGAGCTTCACAGAGATGGATGACTTCATGCGTCTTGCGGGCGTTGTTAAGGATCGGGTGGTCTGTCACAGCCGCAGCGATGGTCAGACGCAGTTTATCGACCTCGGCCGCGACTGCTGGTTGTGCATACGTCAGTATCTTAAGATGGGCGACATTTTGGATGAAGAGTAG